From Haloarcula hispanica ATCC 33960, the proteins below share one genomic window:
- a CDS encoding type II/IV secretion system ATPase subunit yields the protein MAIDDTGGGESDQVNGGGNLTDEPVRVGEYTWDDLRREVHDGGRFDRSVYLGFEPRELSQRLEDAASAGKTLQAPFEEYLDPTTTPVAKDIYTWEHFKQEYYYEDGSLPRDSDGEVIPFDESEYLNFDPEHTENKLSAAEDIASELHEYVDENTVDVNPELDEDEFFSTRDGHTTVVNRYDLEKAVPQSKKSHFNELERYWVNKPYACVIIFHSRKENEKKYYVIEPYLTDIEIDLREFLSGKLKTAIKYSEDDVIVQGTDADRAQVIQREAEQLLSRYDLYNGTVSSSGEESVLGQVKELFGLDEETQSETTGQLSGISTRPEPAILEDDDPKLNEYQVEKLLYMLKRDFVGYARIDGVKHDINVEDISCDGYNSRVFVYHTDYEQIISNVEHGEGELDDFVVKLAQRSGKGISKRQPQVDATLPDGSRAQLTLGREVSDHGTNYTIRQFKDVPFTPIDLINWNTFSLDEMAFLWLCIENNKSLIFAGGTASGKTTSLNAVSLFIPSNSKIVSIEDTREVELPQRNWVASVTRPSFGEDDKGDVDEFDLLEAALRQRPDYIVMGEIRGEEGRTLFQVMSTGHTTYTTFHADSVGEVIKRFTTEPINVSKTLFTALDLVSIQTQTRVDGNKVRRNKSLTEINEYSAENDEINVRDVYEWRAETDEYIQMGNSNTLEEIKFDRGWTQDKLDEELFKRKVVLAYLIEKGLNTYTQVAATIQAFINDPDTILTLIANDQLELSLEDLREMESVKIDIDPEKEEMVPRPDAPPEMVEETKQVLDNAQPLFNTYKSRETPDIVSALMDDSEESADEDSIDFGQFVPKAGAEADSE from the coding sequence ATGGCTATCGATGATACTGGGGGAGGTGAGTCGGATCAGGTCAACGGTGGGGGGAACCTGACTGACGAGCCTGTACGGGTCGGCGAATACACATGGGACGATCTCCGGCGGGAGGTACACGATGGGGGACGGTTCGACCGGAGCGTGTACCTCGGCTTCGAGCCGAGAGAACTCAGTCAGCGTCTCGAAGACGCGGCAAGTGCCGGTAAAACACTGCAAGCGCCGTTCGAGGAGTATCTCGACCCAACCACGACACCAGTCGCGAAAGACATCTACACATGGGAGCATTTCAAACAGGAGTACTATTACGAGGACGGCAGTCTCCCCCGTGACAGTGACGGCGAAGTCATCCCTTTCGACGAAAGTGAGTATCTGAACTTCGATCCCGAACACACGGAAAACAAGCTGTCCGCCGCCGAAGACATCGCCAGTGAACTGCACGAGTACGTCGACGAAAACACCGTCGACGTGAATCCGGAACTGGACGAAGACGAGTTCTTCTCGACACGAGACGGCCATACAACCGTCGTCAACCGTTACGACCTCGAAAAAGCCGTTCCCCAGTCGAAGAAATCTCACTTCAACGAACTAGAACGGTACTGGGTCAACAAGCCCTACGCCTGCGTCATCATCTTCCACTCACGGAAAGAGAACGAGAAGAAGTACTACGTCATCGAGCCGTATCTCACCGATATCGAGATCGACCTCCGAGAGTTCCTCTCGGGCAAGCTCAAGACCGCGATCAAGTACTCCGAGGACGATGTCATCGTCCAGGGGACCGACGCCGACCGAGCACAGGTCATCCAGCGGGAGGCCGAACAACTCCTCTCGCGGTACGACCTCTACAACGGCACAGTCTCCAGTAGCGGTGAAGAAAGCGTTCTCGGGCAGGTCAAGGAACTGTTCGGACTGGACGAGGAAACACAAAGTGAAACCACGGGCCAACTTTCCGGCATTTCGACACGGCCTGAGCCGGCTATCCTCGAAGACGACGACCCGAAGCTAAACGAGTATCAGGTCGAGAAGCTGCTGTACATGCTCAAGCGGGACTTCGTCGGCTACGCCCGCATCGACGGCGTCAAACACGACATCAACGTGGAGGACATCTCCTGTGACGGGTACAACTCCCGGGTGTTCGTCTATCACACCGACTACGAGCAGATCATTTCGAACGTCGAACACGGCGAGGGGGAACTCGACGACTTCGTCGTGAAACTCGCCCAGCGTTCCGGGAAGGGTATCTCGAAGCGCCAGCCCCAGGTCGACGCGACGCTGCCGGACGGGTCGCGTGCCCAGTTGACGCTGGGCCGGGAAGTGTCCGACCACGGGACGAACTACACCATCCGGCAGTTCAAGGACGTGCCCTTTACCCCGATCGACCTCATCAACTGGAACACCTTCTCGCTGGACGAGATGGCGTTCCTCTGGCTCTGTATCGAGAACAACAAGAGCCTGATCTTCGCCGGCGGTACTGCCTCGGGGAAGACGACGAGCCTGAACGCCGTCTCGCTGTTCATCCCGTCGAACTCCAAGATCGTCTCTATCGAGGACACGCGCGAGGTTGAGCTACCCCAGCGGAACTGGGTGGCAAGCGTCACGCGCCCCTCCTTCGGTGAGGACGACAAGGGCGACGTCGACGAGTTCGACCTGCTTGAGGCCGCACTCCGTCAGCGCCCTGACTACATCGTCATGGGTGAGATCCGTGGCGAGGAAGGCCGGACGCTGTTTCAGGTCATGTCGACCGGCCACACCACCTACACCACGTTCCACGCCGACTCCGTCGGCGAGGTCATCAAGCGGTTCACGACCGAACCTATCAACGTCTCGAAAACGCTGTTTACAGCGCTCGACCTCGTGTCGATTCAGACCCAGACGCGGGTCGATGGCAACAAGGTCCGCCGGAACAAGTCCCTGACCGAAATCAACGAGTACTCCGCCGAGAACGACGAGATCAACGTCCGGGACGTGTACGAGTGGCGCGCCGAGACGGACGAGTACATCCAGATGGGGAACTCGAACACACTCGAAGAGATCAAGTTCGACCGCGGGTGGACCCAGGATAAACTCGACGAGGAACTGTTCAAGCGCAAGGTCGTCCTCGCATACCTCATCGAGAAGGGGCTGAACACCTACACGCAGGTCGCGGCGACCATCCAGGCGTTCATCAACGACCCCGACACCATTCTCACGCTCATCGCCAACGACCAGCTCGAACTGTCGCTCGAGGACCTCCGGGAGATGGAATCTGTCAAGATCGATATCGACCCGGAAAAAGAGGAGATGGTGCCCCGGCCGGACGCGCCGCCGGAAATGGTCGAGGAGACAAAGCAGGTGCTCGACAACGCACAGCCGCTGTTCAACACGTACAAGAGCCGCGAAACGCCGGACATCGTCTCGGCGCTGATGGACGATTCCGAGGAAAGCGCTGACGAAGACAGCATCGACTTCGGCCAGTTCGTTCCGAAGGCCGGAGCGGAGGCAGATAGCGAATGA
- a CDS encoding DUF7504 family protein, with product MDSGSGTVDQPLSEAASVLVLARGSSDAEREGCAGFLTEQGVSDSKAICVTVSESPDSRLSLWQQHLDDEMPEEAIIVDAGSELPANSQAAASGAFPSLTLDTLPSTVEPIDIGAAVSRHLGRLEQADAPLLLCLHSLTGLLESWERDRVIALVTALNRQCAEMDVSGHHHMDPEAHTEETIEMFRPLYDVVYEYLPDHGWTVTASKDAEEMPTFRDTVAPPGGVKKGDPEEPETIPIPYSFDQVLELISAPRRRSLLYHLKDRSDAEVPLDDLVDRVYEREKAIPARATPKSRDEVGVSLAHNHLPRLDDLGILSYETAANTVEYYPNPALESVIQYVERLELG from the coding sequence ATGGACTCCGGGAGTGGGACAGTGGACCAGCCTCTGAGCGAGGCCGCGTCCGTATTGGTACTGGCACGCGGTTCGAGCGACGCCGAACGAGAGGGGTGTGCCGGATTCCTGACTGAACAGGGAGTCAGTGACTCGAAGGCCATCTGTGTCACAGTGTCTGAGTCCCCCGATTCCCGCCTCTCGCTGTGGCAGCAGCACCTCGACGACGAGATGCCGGAAGAGGCGATTATCGTCGACGCCGGCAGCGAGTTACCGGCTAACTCGCAGGCAGCGGCGTCTGGCGCATTTCCCTCATTGACGCTTGATACCCTTCCCTCGACAGTGGAGCCGATAGACATCGGAGCGGCCGTCTCTCGCCATCTCGGCCGACTGGAACAGGCAGATGCACCGCTGCTTCTGTGCCTGCATTCGCTTACTGGACTGCTTGAGTCCTGGGAACGTGACCGCGTCATCGCGCTGGTGACCGCGTTGAACCGACAATGTGCCGAGATGGACGTCTCCGGCCACCACCACATGGACCCGGAGGCCCATACGGAGGAGACAATCGAGATGTTTCGGCCGCTGTATGACGTCGTGTACGAGTACCTCCCGGACCACGGCTGGACCGTCACAGCATCAAAAGACGCGGAGGAGATGCCGACGTTTCGGGACACCGTCGCCCCACCTGGTGGCGTCAAGAAGGGCGACCCGGAAGAGCCCGAAACGATTCCGATACCCTACTCGTTTGACCAGGTACTGGAACTGATCTCCGCTCCGCGGCGACGCAGTCTCCTGTATCACCTGAAAGACCGGTCGGACGCCGAGGTCCCACTGGACGACCTCGTCGACCGCGTCTACGAACGCGAGAAGGCCATCCCGGCCAGAGCGACCCCCAAATCACGCGACGAAGTGGGCGTGTCGCTGGCACACAATCACCTGCCGCGGCTGGACGACCTCGGAATTCTCTCGTACGAGACAGCGGCCAACACCGTCGAGTACTACCCCAATC
- a CDS encoding pyridoxal phosphate-dependent aminotransferase, translated as MTFEAADRVDSVPPSGIRRFFELAEEMDDIISLGVGEPDFSAPWAAREAAIASLERGQTSYTANRGKRELRERIADYEAATHNLQYDPDEEILVTAGASEGLDLAFRALLNPGDSIAIAQPCYVSYVPGATFAGIDVIDVPTRAEDEFKLTREVLESSGAAEADALVYCYPNNPTGATMTAEEMASVAAFCRENDLLVFADEIYADLTYEHDHTSIATLPGMRERTVVFNGFSKAFAMTGFRLGYAMAPPEAIEAMNRIHQYSMLSAPTTAQHAAIEALDNCRDEVTDMAAQYDRRRKYVLTRFEEMGLDCFPAAGAFYAFPECPWDDAGEFAESLLQEKRVAVVPGTAFGEGGSGHLRVSYATGLDDLKEAMARIESFLN; from the coding sequence ATGACATTCGAAGCAGCGGACAGAGTCGACAGCGTGCCGCCCTCGGGTATCAGGCGGTTCTTCGAACTGGCCGAGGAGATGGACGACATCATCTCGCTCGGGGTCGGGGAACCGGACTTCTCGGCCCCGTGGGCCGCCCGCGAAGCCGCTATCGCGTCGCTCGAACGCGGCCAGACCTCGTACACCGCCAACCGCGGGAAGCGGGAACTCCGGGAACGCATCGCGGACTACGAGGCGGCGACGCACAATCTCCAGTACGACCCCGACGAGGAAATCCTCGTCACGGCGGGCGCGAGCGAGGGGCTCGACCTCGCCTTCCGGGCGCTGCTAAACCCCGGCGATTCCATCGCTATCGCCCAGCCCTGCTACGTCTCGTACGTCCCCGGCGCGACGTTCGCCGGGATCGACGTTATCGACGTTCCGACACGCGCGGAAGACGAGTTCAAACTCACCCGAGAGGTGCTGGAATCGTCCGGCGCGGCCGAGGCCGACGCGCTCGTGTACTGCTATCCGAACAACCCCACCGGTGCGACGATGACGGCCGAGGAGATGGCGTCTGTCGCGGCGTTCTGTCGTGAAAACGACCTCCTCGTGTTCGCCGACGAGATCTACGCCGATCTCACGTACGAACACGACCACACGTCTATCGCTACCCTCCCCGGGATGCGTGAGCGGACCGTCGTGTTCAACGGCTTCTCGAAGGCGTTCGCCATGACGGGGTTCAGACTCGGGTACGCGATGGCCCCGCCGGAGGCCATCGAGGCCATGAACCGCATCCATCAGTACTCGATGCTATCGGCCCCAACGACGGCCCAGCACGCCGCTATCGAGGCGCTGGACAACTGCCGCGACGAGGTCACAGACATGGCCGCCCAGTACGACCGCCGACGGAAGTACGTCCTCACACGCTTCGAAGAGATGGGACTGGACTGCTTCCCAGCGGCTGGAGCCTTCTACGCGTTCCCGGAATGTCCATGGGACGATGCCGGCGAGTTCGCCGAGAGTCTGCTGCAGGAAAAGCGGGTCGCAGTCGTACCCGGAACTGCCTTTGGTGAGGGCGGGTCGGGCCACCTGCGAGTGTCGTACGCGACCGGTCTCGACGATCTCAAAGAAGCGATGGCCCGGATCGAATCATTCCTTAATTGA
- a CDS encoding DUF7288 family protein produces the protein MRGQAYTLEGVLAAIVVVTATVYGLSAVDTGPFQTGSQQRTAELESRASDTLSLAAETGALHNATACYSVGTPTLNGNQTGSSTEFEMMLNQTFDRQGDQYNLYFSYWDSDSDARQTTIVSQETDANVADRPADAAVATETVTLTDDMPARIGDCSGTGPPLSTVDGYFAPDAEPDSIVYNVVEVRLVVW, from the coding sequence ATGCGTGGCCAAGCCTATACGCTGGAAGGCGTTCTCGCGGCCATCGTCGTTGTGACGGCGACCGTCTACGGCCTGTCGGCAGTCGACACTGGCCCGTTCCAGACGGGTTCCCAGCAGCGGACAGCAGAACTGGAGAGTCGTGCGAGCGATACGCTATCACTGGCGGCAGAAACCGGTGCGCTGCACAACGCGACGGCGTGTTACAGCGTCGGAACGCCGACACTCAACGGCAATCAGACTGGCAGTTCCACCGAGTTCGAGATGATGTTGAACCAGACCTTCGACCGTCAGGGCGACCAGTACAATCTATACTTCAGTTACTGGGACTCGGATTCGGACGCGCGCCAGACTACCATCGTCTCGCAGGAAACAGACGCAAACGTTGCTGACCGGCCAGCCGACGCAGCCGTCGCGACCGAAACGGTGACGCTGACCGACGATATGCCCGCTCGAATCGGCGACTGCAGCGGGACCGGACCGCCCCTCTCGACCGTCGACGGGTATTTCGCTCCCGACGCGGAGCCCGACTCTATCGTCTACAACGTCGTGGAGGTGCGTCTGGTCGTATGGTAG
- a CDS encoding DUF7287 family protein, with the protein MDTRAQTPQDFAVGVSVLLVTIIGVLAFVQGSAVGVYESPDVQRNQPIADRAGTYLVENYSVDGTRNLIRYNTSGGINASLNADTDLSGLKEKAGLDVATERRVNPRVNVTVVNASSLKAGTRDPAVDDHDQRLAWGPDVADRDNVATTSRVVKLTNATGQCDPVCWLVVRVW; encoded by the coding sequence ATGGATACAAGAGCACAAACACCGCAGGACTTCGCCGTAGGGGTGAGCGTCCTGCTCGTGACGATAATCGGGGTATTGGCCTTCGTACAGGGAAGTGCGGTCGGCGTGTACGAATCCCCAGACGTACAGCGTAACCAACCAATTGCGGACAGGGCGGGGACGTACCTCGTCGAAAACTACTCCGTCGACGGGACGCGAAACCTCATTCGCTACAACACGAGTGGTGGGATCAATGCGTCCCTCAACGCGGACACAGATCTCAGCGGTCTCAAGGAGAAAGCCGGACTCGACGTCGCGACGGAGCGCCGCGTGAACCCGCGGGTGAACGTAACGGTGGTCAACGCGTCATCGCTCAAAGCAGGGACACGGGACCCGGCAGTTGATGACCACGACCAGCGGCTCGCTTGGGGGCCCGATGTCGCCGACAGAGACAACGTCGCAACGACGTCTCGCGTGGTGAAACTGACCAACGCGACCGGCCAGTGCGACCCGGTCTGCTGGCTCGTCGTGAGGGTGTGGTAA
- a CDS encoding thioredoxin family protein: MVSLDSESDVLGRGDEAPPFELPGADGATYSLSDFADKDALLVVFTCNHCPYAKAKIDELNRLATEYDDLAVVGINANDPEEYPDDSFERMQELVERGEIQYDAYLFDETQEVAAAYGARCTPDPFLFHNDGGTFKLAYHGRLDDAPNPDDEPSEREMAAHVETLLDGDQITAAEKPSRGCSIKWKPGNEPAYWDA; the protein is encoded by the coding sequence ATGGTTTCACTCGATTCGGAGTCCGACGTGCTCGGGCGTGGGGACGAAGCACCGCCGTTCGAACTCCCGGGAGCGGACGGGGCGACGTACTCACTGTCGGATTTCGCGGACAAGGACGCACTACTGGTCGTATTCACCTGCAATCACTGTCCGTACGCGAAAGCGAAGATTGACGAGCTAAACCGGCTCGCGACGGAGTATGACGACCTCGCTGTCGTCGGGATCAATGCCAACGACCCCGAGGAGTACCCCGACGACTCCTTCGAGCGGATGCAGGAACTCGTCGAGCGCGGCGAGATACAGTACGACGCGTATCTGTTCGACGAGACCCAGGAGGTCGCGGCCGCGTACGGCGCCCGCTGTACCCCCGATCCGTTCCTGTTTCACAACGACGGCGGGACGTTCAAACTGGCGTATCACGGCCGCCTCGACGACGCGCCGAACCCGGACGACGAACCCAGCGAGCGGGAGATGGCCGCACACGTCGAAACGTTGCTCGATGGCGACCAGATTACAGCCGCTGAAAAACCGTCCAGAGGCTGTTCGATAAAGTGGAAGCCCGGCAACGAACCGGCGTACTGGGACGCCTGA
- a CDS encoding type II secretion system F family protein, translating into MSLDTPSQQQVGSGGALGDTFYPAYQMVFDDEGDFVNSVENKLAEARMADNVEMFLARALAVGVIAGLALWLVGTFLGYLLVQLLFAGGEAPTLIGIPVSESVSEILAVLKLPFLVIVTGFVFGAIGFGIGFGSLVSIPYFRASAREREINVLLSDSISFMYALSVGGLNQLEILQSMGKAEDTYGEVAKEFQSIVLETEYFDTDYRTAVRNQALQTPSDELSQFLTDMLSIINSGGDMTSFLEDQKEKHMRTARQEQEKMLETLELFGEMYMTLSLFPLLLIIILVIMSMMGNAQKSLIYGTVYGLIPLTGLGFLVLVSTVTQDSIGDGYLRSSPGEKELVVDEGVGVFNLGLIESYTGTYSVFDRIKSREGTHELLAILTRPDLFFRDHPLLVLWLTVPLSILAIVAAIVIGWAPLSLDGMIAVPVRSTFFWVYVPMYINFIPLMIFYEWNQRSRKAIIGKLSENLRKLASANDTGMTLLESVKVVSETSSGKLSEEFETIHAKVNYGTSLKDALREFNNKYNVPRLARTVKLIAEAQEASSQIQDVLSTAAQASENQDDIERERKSRTRMQTVIILMTYLTLLGVMALLKTQFLDVMSGLATQASGSSSSSAPGGGFGGSVDTELLSMLFFHAVTLQALLSSFIAGYIREVKLVAGVKFAVVLSTIALVVWIAVG; encoded by the coding sequence ATGAGCCTCGACACCCCGAGTCAGCAACAGGTGGGCAGCGGCGGTGCCCTCGGTGACACGTTCTACCCGGCGTACCAGATGGTGTTCGACGACGAGGGCGACTTCGTCAACAGCGTCGAGAACAAACTCGCGGAGGCCCGGATGGCCGACAACGTCGAGATGTTCCTCGCACGCGCACTCGCGGTCGGCGTCATCGCGGGCCTCGCACTGTGGCTCGTCGGCACGTTCCTCGGCTATCTGCTGGTCCAGTTGCTGTTTGCCGGTGGGGAAGCGCCGACGCTCATCGGAATTCCGGTGTCTGAGAGCGTCTCAGAGATTCTGGCCGTGCTGAAACTCCCCTTCCTCGTCATCGTGACCGGCTTCGTCTTCGGCGCCATCGGGTTCGGTATCGGCTTTGGCTCGCTTGTCTCGATTCCGTATTTCCGTGCGAGCGCGCGCGAGCGCGAAATCAACGTCTTGTTGTCCGACTCGATCTCGTTCATGTATGCGCTGTCCGTGGGCGGGCTCAATCAACTCGAAATCCTGCAGTCGATGGGGAAGGCTGAAGACACGTACGGTGAGGTCGCAAAGGAGTTCCAGTCTATCGTACTGGAGACGGAGTATTTCGATACCGACTACCGGACCGCTGTCCGGAACCAGGCGCTGCAGACTCCGTCGGACGAACTGTCGCAGTTCCTGACGGACATGCTCTCTATTATCAACTCCGGCGGGGACATGACTTCCTTCCTCGAAGACCAGAAGGAAAAGCACATGCGAACCGCCCGGCAGGAACAGGAGAAGATGCTGGAGACGCTGGAACTGTTCGGCGAGATGTACATGACGCTCTCGCTGTTCCCGCTGCTTCTCATCATCATTCTGGTCATCATGTCGATGATGGGGAACGCCCAGAAGTCGCTCATCTACGGCACCGTGTACGGGCTGATTCCCCTGACGGGTCTGGGCTTTCTCGTCCTCGTCTCGACTGTCACGCAGGACTCCATCGGGGACGGCTATCTGCGTTCGAGTCCCGGCGAGAAGGAACTCGTCGTCGACGAAGGTGTCGGCGTGTTCAACCTCGGACTCATCGAGAGCTACACGGGTACCTACAGCGTCTTCGACCGGATCAAGAGCCGGGAAGGGACCCACGAACTCCTCGCCATCCTCACACGGCCCGACCTGTTCTTCCGTGACCACCCGCTGTTGGTGCTGTGGCTGACGGTGCCGCTGTCCATCCTTGCCATCGTCGCGGCTATCGTCATCGGCTGGGCTCCGTTATCGCTGGATGGAATGATCGCCGTCCCGGTCCGCTCGACGTTCTTCTGGGTGTACGTCCCGATGTACATCAACTTCATCCCGCTGATGATCTTCTACGAGTGGAACCAGCGTTCGCGGAAGGCGATAATCGGGAAACTCTCGGAGAACCTCCGGAAGCTCGCGTCAGCCAACGACACCGGAATGACGCTGCTGGAGTCGGTCAAGGTGGTTTCCGAGACGTCCTCTGGAAAGCTCTCCGAGGAGTTCGAGACCATCCACGCAAAGGTCAACTACGGAACGAGCCTGAAAGACGCGCTCCGGGAATTTAACAACAAGTACAACGTCCCACGACTGGCCCGGACGGTCAAGCTTATCGCGGAGGCACAGGAGGCCTCCAGCCAGATTCAGGACGTACTCTCGACGGCCGCTCAGGCCTCGGAGAACCAGGACGACATCGAGCGGGAGCGCAAATCCCGGACGCGGATGCAGACGGTCATCATCCTGATGACCTACCTGACGCTTTTGGGCGTGATGGCGCTGCTAAAGACACAGTTCCTCGATGTGATGTCGGGGCTGGCGACGCAGGCCTCCGGGTCAAGCAGTTCGAGCGCGCCCGGCGGTGGGTTCGGTGGCAGTGTCGACACGGAACTGCTGTCGATGCTGTTCTTCCACGCGGTGACGCTGCAGGCACTGCTGTCGTCGTTTATCGCCGGCTACATTCGGGAAGTGAAGCTCGTCGCCGGCGTAAAGTTCGCAGTCGTCCTGTCGACGATTGCACTGGTGGTGTGGATCGCCGTGGGATAG
- a CDS encoding Lrp/AsnC family transcriptional regulator, with protein MSSRREILDLLRENARYTTEDIARLTDYSESEVAEAIEEFEEAGVIRGYGAVVDWNAVETDEERVRATVELNVTLDRETSYDDISDRIAKFPEVTSLRLVSGDYDFDLEVEGDSMREVSHFISDKIAPIPEITQTVTHYIMESYKEQGMEFDDHDDDDRLSVSP; from the coding sequence ATGAGCAGTCGCCGCGAGATACTCGACCTGCTACGGGAGAACGCTCGCTACACGACCGAGGACATCGCTCGGTTGACTGATTACTCCGAGAGCGAGGTAGCCGAGGCTATCGAGGAGTTCGAGGAGGCAGGTGTTATCCGCGGCTACGGGGCAGTCGTCGACTGGAACGCCGTCGAGACCGACGAGGAGCGCGTTCGCGCCACCGTCGAACTCAACGTCACACTGGACCGTGAGACCAGCTACGACGACATCTCCGACCGGATCGCGAAGTTTCCGGAAGTGACCTCGCTTCGCCTCGTCAGCGGTGACTACGACTTCGACCTGGAGGTCGAGGGCGATTCGATGCGCGAAGTGTCGCATTTCATCAGCGACAAAATCGCGCCGATTCCCGAGATCACGCAGACGGTAACCCACTACATCATGGAGTCGTACAAGGAGCAGGGGATGGAGTTCGACGACCACGACGACGACGACCGCCTGTCCGTCTCACCATGA